The proteins below are encoded in one region of Prevotella melaninogenica ATCC 25845:
- a CDS encoding nuclease-related domain-containing protein: MAIFYPSLEKIMQFKVQPTTGELTLLNFLNNTLDDSFEVFFNPYLNGDRPDVHIMHKDYGVMIIEVKDWNLSNFSLNDKKKWVYTPNNAVTKSPIDQVLKYKNNLYDLHVKDLLKMKIKDYRHFRIVSCAIYFHCASQKCIEDMLVTPYLKDKKYQDFLRYNIDFIGFDSLPCKSYG, translated from the coding sequence ATGGCAATATTCTATCCTTCACTCGAAAAAATAATGCAGTTTAAGGTTCAGCCAACAACAGGAGAACTAACATTGCTGAACTTTTTGAACAATACATTGGACGACTCTTTTGAGGTATTCTTCAATCCATACCTCAATGGAGACCGTCCCGATGTCCATATTATGCATAAGGACTATGGCGTTATGATTATAGAAGTAAAGGATTGGAATCTTTCCAACTTTAGTTTGAATGACAAGAAGAAATGGGTCTATACTCCCAATAATGCCGTTACCAAGTCCCCCATAGATCAGGTTCTTAAATACAAAAACAACCTGTATGATTTGCACGTAAAGGATCTTCTCAAAATGAAGATTAAGGATTATAGACATTTCAGAATTGTATCATGTGCGATTTACTTTCACTGTGCAAGTCAGAAATGTATTGAAGACATGTTGGTTACTCCTTATTTGAAGGATAAAAAATACCAGGATTTTCTCCGTTATAATATTGATTTTATCGGCTTTGATTCGTTGCCTTGTAAAAGTTACGGATAA
- a CDS encoding ATP-binding protein: MRTEKYFQVEAIVAKYKNLASSTEAAKKTQSSFTDFYIPDDFARLDFIEQLLGHIYLLRAGENADADVVKKYSVETSYYVKGLLEESEEQYLVENFAEFVDYAFNNSSTVYSFGMDGFDAPREWSCLVPYLLNNKPEKVFIAHSDGGREFIGLEKCELTVCGDYEDAAIRALAHGHTILKYQYHVADGESWHDDDIADGTYDVALVDIHTELRSFAENADFDRFFNSCTRIVKEGGEILLCLSKNAILDDVSAVMRTTLKKERLLQEAIMLPSGNILLHIVKNSQDSFVMCDARGLHKKDGSGVVDVDTFVKEVRMAGMPERENCPIVQRHGYDMLDENMLLPSFYLHFPQEGSSIEDVANIVDEFVLSDECNPKEKVVTVNHLSAVFTKGEFKVAELPVVKQERLRRYYRVHGPAVIMAVSEQDIAVGYTEEDADFLVPKNLYVLTPSSGVHVRYLAANMLRESVKSQIVALVCGKGINARLAKKWINYIRIEFQPLQEQQQFVQSVILEDYALQELNAKKQEQGFKHAIRLRKHALIQNISAFDSLFRSLEYCMRDHNDHIKASYQISPISPMTVGEAMGILHSELETISYRVEHLTDSNDWGDCEPIEPQGFIEAYENTHKQPGFKFVHLWEPFETNIFSKDIHDKKTGKLLFHKGESMNTAWFPRKALQQVLDNIVANAREHGFKDKERDDFVIRTSWNTDGLNMLIKVSNNGSPLPVDIDSDLLLEYGYSTALNQNGHSGIGGGEIAEIMHKFGGDVRIISSPEKKFTVTYVLTMPLASLY, encoded by the coding sequence ATGCGTACAGAAAAGTACTTTCAGGTAGAGGCTATCGTAGCCAAGTACAAGAACCTTGCTTCTAGCACAGAGGCTGCAAAGAAAACTCAGAGTTCCTTTACGGATTTCTATATCCCTGACGATTTTGCCCGACTTGACTTTATCGAGCAATTGCTTGGTCACATCTATCTGCTCCGTGCTGGTGAAAATGCAGATGCTGATGTTGTGAAGAAGTATTCTGTAGAGACTTCATACTATGTCAAAGGTCTTCTCGAAGAATCAGAAGAGCAATATCTCGTCGAGAACTTCGCAGAGTTTGTGGATTATGCGTTTAACAACTCTAGTACTGTATACTCTTTCGGTATGGATGGTTTTGACGCCCCCCGAGAGTGGAGTTGCTTAGTTCCTTACCTGCTGAATAACAAGCCGGAGAAAGTATTCATAGCCCACTCTGATGGCGGACGAGAATTTATTGGTCTTGAGAAATGTGAACTCACGGTTTGCGGTGACTATGAAGATGCCGCCATACGGGCTCTTGCACATGGGCATACCATTCTTAAATACCAATACCATGTTGCTGACGGCGAGTCATGGCATGATGATGACATTGCTGATGGTACGTATGACGTCGCTTTAGTCGACATACATACAGAATTGAGGAGTTTTGCGGAGAACGCTGACTTTGATAGATTCTTTAACTCATGCACTCGCATCGTTAAAGAAGGTGGCGAGATTCTTCTCTGTTTATCCAAAAATGCAATTTTGGACGATGTCTCTGCTGTTATGCGTACAACTCTCAAGAAAGAGAGACTCCTTCAGGAGGCGATTATGTTACCATCGGGTAATATCTTGCTTCATATTGTCAAGAACTCTCAGGACTCATTCGTAATGTGTGATGCCAGAGGCTTGCATAAAAAAGACGGCTCAGGAGTGGTCGATGTAGATACCTTTGTAAAGGAAGTGCGAATGGCAGGTATGCCTGAACGGGAAAATTGTCCAATCGTGCAGCGCCATGGATATGACATGTTAGATGAAAACATGTTGCTTCCATCCTTCTATCTGCATTTTCCTCAAGAAGGTTCTTCAATAGAAGACGTGGCTAATATTGTGGATGAGTTTGTGCTCTCAGATGAGTGCAATCCTAAAGAAAAGGTCGTAACAGTAAATCACCTTTCTGCGGTATTCACAAAAGGAGAATTCAAGGTTGCAGAGTTGCCTGTGGTAAAGCAAGAACGGTTAAGACGATACTACCGGGTGCATGGTCCTGCTGTTATAATGGCTGTATCTGAGCAGGATATCGCTGTTGGTTACACTGAAGAAGATGCAGACTTCCTGGTTCCTAAGAACTTGTATGTCCTGACTCCTTCTAGCGGAGTGCATGTGCGTTACCTTGCAGCTAATATGCTACGTGAATCTGTAAAAAGCCAGATTGTAGCACTCGTCTGCGGAAAGGGAATCAATGCAAGACTGGCAAAAAAATGGATAAATTATATCCGCATTGAGTTCCAGCCATTGCAAGAGCAGCAGCAGTTTGTACAAAGTGTAATCTTAGAAGACTACGCCTTGCAGGAACTCAATGCTAAAAAGCAGGAACAGGGCTTTAAGCATGCTATCAGACTCCGCAAACATGCTTTGATACAGAATATTTCGGCCTTTGATAGTCTGTTTCGCTCATTAGAGTATTGCATGAGGGATCACAATGATCACATCAAGGCAAGCTACCAGATATCCCCAATAAGTCCAATGACAGTTGGAGAAGCAATGGGTATTCTTCACTCTGAGCTGGAAACAATCAGTTATCGCGTGGAACACTTAACCGATAGCAATGATTGGGGCGACTGTGAGCCCATAGAACCTCAAGGCTTTATTGAGGCATACGAGAACACTCACAAACAGCCTGGGTTTAAGTTTGTGCATCTATGGGAACCATTTGAGACCAACATCTTCTCTAAGGATATACACGACAAGAAGACCGGCAAACTACTCTTCCATAAGGGCGAGTCAATGAATACCGCTTGGTTCCCTCGTAAGGCTTTGCAACAGGTCTTAGACAATATTGTTGCCAACGCACGAGAACATGGGTTCAAGGACAAAGAAAGGGATGACTTTGTCATTCGAACAAGTTGGAATACAGATGGCCTTAATATGCTTATTAAGGTTTCCAACAATGGTTCCCCACTTCCGGTTGATATCGATTCTGATTTGTTGTTGGAGTATGGGTACTCAACGGCTTTGAATCAGAATGGCCATAGTGGTATCGGCGGAGGCGAGATAGCAGAAATCATGCATAAGTTTGGAGGTGATGTTCGCATCATTTCTTCTCCCGAGAAGAAGTTTACTGTCACTTATGTACTGACAATGCCTCTTGCGAGTCTATACTAA
- a CDS encoding helix-turn-helix transcriptional regulator → MPANKNAMTRYKILDELLSSRYHNYSLDDLTEEVSKRLSDMYPDTNGVVRRTIEKDIKYLEYEGPFLVEIERYSAPGYNREKQKSYTKQCLRYKTPGFSIFKKDLSDDEEYLLREALSLLGQFDGLPNLDALEGLRLGLGVRNSDRKIISFTKNPLEKSNLIGELFTSISQKQVIELQYHKFESTNELLSVNLCPYLLKEYNRRWYVIGQTETGSKLLNFSLDRIDKVIPLLSHNYIEYEGDINEFFDDIIGVTNYDEISVETILFWVSDISKDFVASKPLHDSQRHYKGKAENEYRELYPSLAGGCFFSIQCKENYELIRELCSFGENLIVLLPNNIREKVAERIHKMKTIYNSIKSTNI, encoded by the coding sequence ATGCCAGCAAATAAGAATGCAATGACACGATATAAGATATTGGATGAACTATTAAGCAGCCGGTATCATAACTATTCACTTGATGACTTAACAGAAGAAGTTAGCAAGCGATTGTCTGACATGTATCCTGATACTAATGGAGTCGTGCGCAGAACCATTGAGAAGGATATAAAATATTTGGAGTATGAAGGACCATTCCTTGTGGAAATAGAACGATACTCAGCTCCTGGTTACAACAGAGAAAAGCAGAAATCTTATACAAAGCAATGTCTGAGATACAAGACTCCCGGCTTCTCAATTTTCAAGAAAGACCTATCTGACGACGAAGAATATCTTCTTCGTGAGGCATTATCTTTGCTTGGACAATTTGACGGGCTACCTAACCTTGATGCCCTCGAAGGATTACGACTTGGATTAGGCGTGAGAAACAGTGATCGGAAGATTATCTCGTTTACGAAAAATCCTTTGGAAAAATCGAACCTTATAGGTGAACTTTTTACGAGTATTTCACAAAAGCAAGTAATAGAACTACAATACCATAAGTTTGAAAGCACCAATGAACTATTGTCCGTGAACTTGTGCCCTTATTTGCTGAAAGAGTACAACCGACGTTGGTACGTAATAGGCCAGACAGAAACAGGTAGCAAGTTGTTAAATTTTAGTTTGGATAGAATAGACAAGGTTATCCCTCTATTGTCTCACAACTATATAGAGTACGAAGGTGATATCAATGAGTTTTTTGATGACATAATAGGAGTTACAAACTATGATGAGATTTCTGTAGAAACAATTTTGTTTTGGGTAAGTGATATATCGAAGGATTTTGTAGCCAGCAAGCCTTTACATGATTCTCAGAGACACTACAAAGGTAAAGCTGAAAACGAATATCGTGAACTATATCCATCACTTGCTGGTGGCTGTTTTTTCTCAATTCAATGTAAAGAGAATTATGAACTCATCAGAGAGTTATGTTCTTTTGGCGAGAACCTAATAGTATTATTACCTAATAATATTAGGGAGAAAGTAGCGGAAAGAATCCATAAAATGAAGACTATTTATAATTCAATAAAATCTACGAACATATAG
- a CDS encoding IS1380 family transposase, whose product MANVAIKNENITSFGGIYHVMDVFSKLGFEKLTESVLGKRGSSGKAFCYGSIFGSLFFSYLCGGDFLEDINALTGQFRQRPGTLVPGADTVGRGLKELAEENIIYKSETSGKSYSFNTAEKLNTLLLRMIRRMGLIKVGSHVDLDFDHQFIPAHKFDAKYSYKQDFGYFPGWVSIGGIIVGGENRDGNTNVRFHQEDTLRRIMDRVTSELGVVIERFRADCGSFSKEIIQTVESRCNTFYIRAASCGSRCEDFLQLKEWKSVEVGYEKCDVTSISMDNFIEGKSYRLVVQRSPLKDKEGREQTDMFGVIYTYRCILTNNRTSTEKDIITFYNERGASEKNFDIQNNDFGWSHLPFSFMAENMVFMMVTAMLKNFYLYLVGHISEKVKPLKKTSRLKAFILHFVSVPAKWVRTGRLNVLNLYTNKTYYSEVFIE is encoded by the coding sequence ATGGCAAATGTAGCAATTAAAAACGAGAATATCACTTCTTTCGGTGGAATTTATCATGTTATGGACGTTTTCTCAAAGTTGGGCTTTGAAAAACTTACCGAATCTGTATTGGGCAAACGCGGAAGCAGCGGCAAAGCATTCTGTTATGGAAGTATTTTTGGCTCTCTCTTCTTCAGCTACCTTTGTGGAGGGGATTTCCTTGAGGACATCAATGCGCTTACAGGGCAGTTCAGGCAGAGACCTGGTACGCTGGTACCCGGTGCCGACACCGTGGGGCGAGGACTGAAGGAGCTTGCCGAAGAGAACATTATCTACAAGAGCGAGACATCAGGCAAGTCTTATAGTTTCAACACTGCAGAGAAGCTGAACACCTTACTTTTACGGATGATACGGAGAATGGGGCTTATAAAGGTGGGCAGTCATGTTGACTTAGACTTTGACCATCAGTTTATTCCAGCCCACAAGTTCGATGCAAAGTATTCTTACAAGCAGGATTTTGGCTATTTCCCTGGTTGGGTTTCCATTGGGGGAATCATAGTCGGAGGTGAGAATCGTGACGGAAACACCAATGTGAGATTCCATCAAGAAGACACGCTCCGTCGCATTATGGACCGTGTAACCTCAGAACTTGGTGTGGTAATAGAGCGTTTCCGTGCTGACTGCGGGTCATTCTCAAAGGAAATCATCCAAACCGTAGAGTCGCGCTGCAACACGTTCTATATACGTGCAGCCAGCTGCGGCAGCCGATGCGAGGACTTCCTCCAGCTGAAAGAATGGAAGAGCGTTGAAGTTGGCTATGAGAAATGCGATGTCACATCCATCAGTATGGACAACTTCATCGAAGGAAAGTCATACAGGCTTGTCGTACAGCGTAGTCCTTTGAAAGACAAGGAGGGCCGGGAGCAGACGGATATGTTCGGAGTAATATACACATACCGCTGTATCCTCACCAACAACCGGACATCTACCGAGAAAGACATCATTACATTTTATAATGAGCGTGGAGCAAGCGAAAAGAACTTTGACATACAGAACAATGACTTCGGATGGTCACATCTGCCCTTTTCCTTTATGGCTGAGAACATGGTTTTCATGATGGTTACCGCTATGCTGAAGAACTTCTATCTCTATCTCGTCGGTCATATCAGCGAGAAGGTCAAGCCATTGAAAAAGACAAGCAGGCTGAAAGCCTTTATCCTGCATTTTGTCAGCGTACCAGCAAAATGGGTGCGCACTGGAAGGCTGAACGTTCTGAACCTATATACAAATAAAACCTACTACTCTGAGGTCTTCATTGAATAA
- the nhaA gene encoding Na+/H+ antiporter NhaA — protein MKEIYKQKINKKLVMPALMFMRQEKSSGIVLGIAVIIALLLANSPWREQYFEFFEHHLGFVFDGRPYFNFSLEHWINDGLMSLFFFVVGLELKREFIGGELREIKKVVLPVGAAILGMLFPAAIYLSFNIGTSVAHGWGIPMATDIAFALAIVYLLGDKVPLSAKVFLTTLAIVDDLGSVIVIALFYTSNISIPSILVGLTFLGIMFIGNKMGIKYAFFYGILGVCGVWVAFLMSGVHATIAAVLAAFVIPADSQIPESTFIARLRRQLHRFENAESNDVRTLEEEQVEIISQVKAEAFNAVPPLQRLEHGMHPFVSFVIMPIFALANAGVAFIDMDLQSLFSNHVALGVMFGLLLGKPLGIVLAVWLLSKLGLGKRSKKMTWHRIFGLGFLASIGFTMSMFVTSLAFDEPVSHVQAKVGIFAASIIGGLAGYYLLKISKR, from the coding sequence ATGAAAGAAATATATAAGCAGAAAATTAATAAGAAGTTGGTTATGCCTGCCTTGATGTTCATGCGGCAGGAAAAGTCGAGCGGAATAGTTCTTGGTATTGCCGTTATCATAGCCCTGTTGCTTGCCAACTCGCCTTGGCGCGAGCAATACTTTGAATTCTTTGAACATCACTTGGGGTTTGTTTTCGACGGAAGACCTTATTTCAACTTCTCTTTGGAACATTGGATTAACGATGGGCTGATGTCTCTATTCTTCTTCGTCGTGGGATTGGAGTTGAAACGAGAGTTCATAGGAGGAGAGTTACGCGAAATAAAGAAGGTGGTACTCCCTGTGGGAGCTGCTATCTTGGGAATGCTTTTCCCTGCTGCTATCTATCTTAGTTTTAATATCGGAACATCTGTTGCTCATGGTTGGGGAATACCCATGGCAACAGACATTGCCTTTGCTCTCGCCATTGTTTATTTACTTGGTGATAAGGTGCCGCTATCAGCTAAAGTGTTTCTCACCACGCTTGCCATTGTCGATGACCTTGGATCGGTTATTGTTATCGCCCTGTTCTACACATCTAATATCTCCATCCCCAGTATCCTCGTGGGTCTGACTTTTCTTGGTATCATGTTCATTGGCAACAAGATGGGCATCAAATATGCCTTTTTCTATGGTATCCTTGGCGTGTGCGGTGTATGGGTAGCCTTCCTCATGTCAGGCGTTCATGCTACAATAGCAGCTGTTCTTGCCGCATTTGTAATCCCCGCTGATTCACAGATACCAGAATCGACATTTATTGCGCGTCTGCGCCGACAGCTTCATCGGTTTGAAAATGCAGAAAGCAATGATGTAAGGACATTAGAAGAAGAACAAGTGGAGATTATTTCCCAGGTGAAAGCTGAAGCCTTCAATGCCGTACCACCTCTTCAGCGCCTCGAACATGGCATGCATCCATTTGTTTCTTTTGTCATCATGCCCATCTTTGCACTCGCCAATGCAGGTGTAGCCTTTATCGATATGGATCTGCAGAGCCTGTTCTCCAATCATGTTGCTCTTGGTGTGATGTTCGGACTGCTATTGGGCAAGCCCCTTGGCATCGTCTTGGCAGTTTGGTTACTCAGCAAGTTGGGGCTTGGCAAACGTTCAAAAAAAATGACATGGCACCGCATCTTCGGCTTGGGATTCCTTGCTTCGATTGGTTTTACCATGTCGATGTTTGTCACCTCACTCGCCTTCGACGAACCTGTAAGCCATGTTCAAGCTAAGGTCGGAATCTTCGCAGCTTCCATTATTGGTGGTTTAGCAGGATATTACTTGCTCAAAATAAGTAAACGATAA
- a CDS encoding ParA family protein — translation MRDNIMITFANQKGGVGKTTLCTMFADYLAAKGENVLVVDFDRQQTIFSKRQEDIGKYEGVRLPYTVQPFDIKNTNNVREFLTNLRNGYKGFVLMDTPGNLSQQGLVPIFALSHYIVCPYQFEATSISSTATFIGFIAKLQHMLPVMKSRFIFVVNKWDKRYGRKAELELWDKTEERLRHFGLVAPRIEVKADMQRYNTIELMGPQNDIVSPTFDFMYQQISEPKEQTK, via the coding sequence ATGAGAGACAACATCATGATCACCTTTGCCAATCAGAAGGGCGGTGTCGGAAAGACAACGCTCTGCACCATGTTCGCCGATTATTTGGCTGCAAAGGGAGAGAACGTACTCGTTGTGGATTTCGACCGTCAGCAGACCATCTTTTCCAAACGGCAGGAAGACATCGGGAAATACGAGGGTGTGCGACTGCCTTATACCGTACAGCCCTTCGACATCAAAAACACCAACAACGTCAGGGAGTTCCTGACGAATCTACGCAACGGCTATAAAGGCTTCGTGCTGATGGACACTCCCGGCAACCTGTCGCAGCAGGGACTGGTACCCATCTTCGCCCTCAGCCATTACATCGTCTGCCCTTATCAGTTCGAGGCTACCTCCATCAGTTCCACCGCCACTTTCATCGGCTTCATCGCTAAACTCCAGCACATGCTGCCCGTCATGAAGAGCCGATTCATCTTCGTCGTGAACAAATGGGACAAGCGATATGGCCGCAAGGCGGAACTGGAACTGTGGGATAAGACGGAGGAGCGGCTGCGCCACTTCGGACTGGTTGCGCCGCGCATAGAGGTCAAGGCGGATATGCAACGGTACAATACCATCGAACTGATGGGGCCGCAAAACGACATCGTGTCACCCACCTTCGACTTTATGTATCAACAGATCTCAGAACCTAAAGAGCAGACAAAATGA
- a CDS encoding helix-turn-helix domain-containing protein has translation MYRQSIIWTAPMVDFLTDHYKAMSNASLAKRLGISLSCLRRKLHELGLRKHPVTKAMTVVETVCRLYSSHSHSEIARLTGISTRTVSRIVKKYHLSRTLDDARQIRSRSRRSIIKREKARVLFGLPQKTNIKVVGNKKRVVLKSILKSYGYLVIPGRNTLYYHENLKRRPIRESNGERLGLRFQPMSAYPAASVPCPSFT, from the coding sequence ATGTATAGGCAAAGTATCATCTGGACCGCACCAATGGTGGATTTCCTTACTGACCACTACAAGGCGATGAGCAATGCCTCGTTAGCCAAGCGTCTGGGCATTTCTCTGAGCTGCTTACGCCGAAAGCTGCATGAGTTGGGCTTGCGTAAACACCCTGTCACCAAGGCGATGACGGTAGTAGAGACCGTCTGTCGGCTATACAGCAGCCATTCCCATAGTGAGATTGCCCGGCTTACCGGCATATCCACCCGGACGGTTTCACGAATCGTGAAGAAGTACCATCTTAGCAGGACTTTAGACGATGCCCGGCAGATACGGTCCCGCAGCAGAAGGAGCATCATCAAACGGGAGAAGGCTCGCGTGTTGTTCGGTCTGCCCCAGAAAACCAACATCAAAGTGGTAGGCAACAAGAAACGGGTGGTCCTGAAGAGCATCCTGAAGTCATATGGCTATCTTGTTATCCCAGGACGTAACACATTATATTATCATGAGAATCTGAAGCGCCGCCCGATTCGTGAGAGCAACGGCGAGAGGCTGGGCTTGCGGTTTCAGCCCATGAGTGCCTATCCTGCCGCATCAGTTCCATGCCCGTCATTCACTTAA
- a CDS encoding DUF4134 domain-containing protein: protein MLQLREQAVRCVKRAWSFAKRQSLKLAVGVCMFTLSTGTALANSRGAGGFSKATTEISSYQTPVSNLMKAIAAVIVLVGAFNVYFKMQNGDQDVKKTIMLTIGGCVAFIAMSEALPLFFK, encoded by the coding sequence ATGTTGCAATTAAGAGAACAAGCAGTAAGATGCGTAAAACGTGCTTGGAGCTTTGCGAAGCGTCAGTCTTTGAAATTAGCAGTGGGTGTATGTATGTTCACCCTGAGTACAGGAACAGCGTTGGCCAACAGCAGGGGGGCGGGCGGCTTCTCAAAGGCCACCACGGAGATCTCTTCGTATCAGACCCCTGTTTCCAACCTGATGAAGGCCATCGCAGCCGTCATCGTGCTTGTGGGTGCGTTCAATGTATATTTCAAGATGCAGAACGGCGACCAGGACGTGAAGAAGACCATCATGCTCACCATCGGTGGCTGTGTGGCTTTCATCGCCATGTCGGAGGCGCTTCCGCTCTTCTTCAAGTAA
- a CDS encoding DUF4133 domain-containing protein yields the protein MEDFFPIYKGIQKPLEFMGIRGRFLTFAAIAIGVSFLGFILFSIILGKLAGFIAMIVLALVGLATIYIRQRNGLHAKRHDKGICIYHGIFKQ from the coding sequence ATGGAAGATTTCTTTCCTATATACAAGGGCATACAGAAACCGTTGGAGTTCATGGGCATCAGAGGCCGATTCCTGACCTTTGCTGCCATAGCCATCGGCGTGTCCTTCCTCGGTTTTATCCTCTTCTCCATCATCTTGGGTAAGTTAGCCGGCTTCATTGCCATGATTGTCCTTGCCCTTGTTGGACTGGCCACCATTTACATCCGGCAGCGCAATGGCCTTCATGCCAAACGCCACGATAAGGGTATCTGCATCTATCACGGAATCTTCAAACAATAA